The following are from one region of the Anaeropeptidivorans aminofermentans genome:
- a CDS encoding GNAT family N-acetyltransferase, producing MELIIPVKAYYQSYIEAIEEYRKHDVSTYAFFDINKYDIFEKYENYRTGNNLPDGYVKSTYLWLVDGDEFIGEVSIRHSLTDSLLRFGGHIGYGIRYSKWNQGIGTIMLAMALKYAKEVLGLQKILITCNDNNYGSARVIEKNGGILQDKIVNNIDGVDRITRRYWIEI from the coding sequence ATGGAATTAATTATACCGGTGAAAGCATATTATCAGTCTTATATAGAGGCTATAGAGGAATACCGTAAGCATGATGTAAGCACGTATGCTTTTTTTGACATCAATAAATATGATATTTTTGAAAAATATGAAAATTATAGAACAGGAAACAATTTGCCTGACGGCTATGTAAAATCTACCTATTTATGGCTTGTAGATGGAGACGAATTCATTGGAGAAGTATCCATACGCCATAGCCTGACAGATTCATTGCTGCGCTTTGGCGGGCATATAGGCTACGGCATAAGATATTCCAAATGGAACCAGGGGATAGGTACAATTATGCTTGCCATGGCCCTAAAGTATGCAAAAGAGGTTTTAGGGCTTCAAAAGATTTTAATTACTTGCAATGATAATAATTATGGCTCAGCCCGTGTAATAGAGAAAAACGGCGGCATATTACAGGATAAAATTGTAAATAATATTGACGGCGTTGACAGAATAACCAGAAGATATTGGATTGAGATTTAG
- a CDS encoding CarD family transcriptional regulator, which produces MFCKGDKVVYPMYGAGVIEDLEEKLIDGVSRIYYIMNIPVGNLKISVSAGNAEVLGLREIYSSNRVMSVLEKVSEIPVEMPENWNERYKCNLAKIKTGKLIEVVEVYRNLYLREKARGLSSVEKKLLSNAKQIVISEIVLAQNVGKEEAEDILFSYAIKWS; this is translated from the coding sequence GTGTTTTGCAAAGGTGACAAAGTAGTATATCCGATGTATGGAGCAGGAGTTATTGAGGATCTTGAAGAAAAGCTTATTGACGGCGTATCCAGGATATATTATATAATGAACATTCCTGTTGGAAATTTAAAAATAAGCGTTTCAGCAGGAAATGCTGAGGTTTTAGGGTTAAGAGAAATTTACAGCAGCAACAGGGTAATGAGCGTATTGGAGAAGGTTTCGGAAATCCCCGTTGAAATGCCTGAAAACTGGAATGAAAGATATAAATGCAATTTAGCAAAAATAAAAACAGGCAAGCTTATTGAGGTCGTTGAAGTATATAGAAACCTTTATCTCAGAGAAAAGGCCAGAGGACTGTCAAGCGTTGAAAAGAAGCTGCTTTCGAATGCAAAACAGATTGTTATTAGTGAAATTGTTCTTGCGCAAAATGTAGGGAAAGAAGAAGCAGAAGATATATTGTTTTCCTATGCAATAAAGTGGAGTTAA
- a CDS encoding dihydrofolate reductase produces the protein MLSLIVAIGKNREIGKGGTMPWHLPEDLKYFKETTMGHKMIIGKNTLYSLPKILPGRLHIVLTSSPESLPKDERIRPATKMEALVDEYSDSKEEVFVCGGGKIYAEFLPFCQKLYLTRVSGSYDADTYFPEINFSKYRLISKSDTKKDEKSGTEFVFEVYEKL, from the coding sequence ATGCTTTCCCTTATTGTAGCAATAGGAAAAAACAGAGAAATAGGAAAGGGCGGAACAATGCCCTGGCATCTTCCTGAAGATTTGAAATATTTTAAAGAAACAACCATGGGTCATAAAATGATTATAGGGAAAAACACCCTCTACTCTTTGCCGAAAATTCTCCCAGGAAGGCTTCATATTGTTCTTACATCTTCTCCGGAATCCTTGCCGAAAGATGAAAGAATAAGGCCTGCAACAAAAATGGAAGCTCTCGTTGATGAATATTCCGATTCCAAGGAAGAGGTTTTCGTATGCGGGGGCGGAAAAATATATGCGGAATTTCTCCCCTTCTGTCAAAAGCTTTATCTTACAAGGGTTAGCGGCTCCTATGATGCGGATACTTATTTTCCTGAAATAAACTTTTCAAAATACAGGCTGATAAGCAAATCAGATACAAAAAAGGATGAAAAATCAGGAACCGAATTTGTATTTGAGGTTTATGAGAAACTGTAA
- a CDS encoding D-alanyl-D-alanine carboxypeptidase family protein, with translation MRRKNTILTLLINAVLIINMLTVNAFAAEPPDIKAKSGILIEREMGKVLYEKNADLKVYPASITKVLTAILFVENIPLDEIIVMGNEVNSVPWDSSKAGHLPGESILAENLLRALLIPSGNESACVAASAVAKKITKNPNMPYEEAEPFFADLMNKKANELGATHSNFKNPHGYHDDDHYTSARDIAIICRAAMEHEAIAKTVKELEYKGNGAGNKKTGDMKTAEYDWKTTNLLLMDYPYADGIKTGFTNQAGYCLSASAAKDGEKLIAIVFGEEEEKERWADTLDLFDYGFDNYDYETIQQKDAVLEAAELYDPKLGESKTMDMLGEDEFIGYFSKEELSRIEKEIIYKEHKIAIPEKNEEKDNEEEASESKIKLLLPIKEGDVLGTISYKLDNEVIFKGNIIASRDAEERTFKTDVQYYYRLFIDNAFTLKAIPGWIMIIAVLFLIISFFRGIRRRRRRRDLYTLRRRY, from the coding sequence ATGAGAAGAAAAAATACGATATTAACATTATTAATTAACGCTGTTCTTATTATAAATATGCTTACTGTAAACGCTTTTGCAGCAGAGCCCCCTGACATAAAGGCAAAAAGCGGCATATTAATAGAAAGAGAAATGGGAAAAGTCCTGTATGAAAAAAATGCGGACCTTAAAGTTTACCCTGCAAGTATTACAAAGGTGCTTACGGCGATATTGTTTGTTGAAAATATACCTTTGGATGAAATAATTGTAATGGGAAACGAAGTAAACAGCGTCCCATGGGATTCAAGCAAAGCAGGGCATCTGCCAGGAGAGAGCATTTTGGCAGAAAACCTTTTAAGGGCGCTTTTAATACCTTCGGGAAATGAATCTGCCTGCGTTGCCGCATCGGCTGTGGCAAAGAAAATAACTAAAAATCCCAATATGCCTTATGAAGAGGCGGAACCTTTTTTTGCTGACCTGATGAATAAGAAAGCAAATGAGCTGGGGGCAACCCATTCAAATTTCAAAAATCCCCATGGCTATCACGATGATGACCATTATACAAGCGCAAGAGATATAGCGATTATTTGCAGAGCCGCTATGGAGCATGAGGCTATTGCTAAAACAGTTAAAGAATTGGAATACAAGGGTAACGGCGCCGGCAATAAAAAAACCGGAGACATGAAAACAGCAGAATATGACTGGAAGACGACAAATCTTCTCCTTATGGATTATCCCTATGCTGACGGCATAAAAACCGGCTTTACAAATCAGGCGGGTTACTGTCTTTCAGCTTCTGCCGCAAAAGACGGGGAAAAGCTTATTGCCATCGTTTTTGGTGAGGAAGAAGAAAAGGAAAGATGGGCAGACACCTTAGATCTTTTTGATTACGGATTTGATAATTACGATTATGAAACCATACAGCAAAAAGATGCGGTTCTTGAAGCCGCCGAGCTTTATGACCCTAAGCTTGGTGAAAGCAAAACCATGGATATGCTTGGCGAAGATGAATTTATCGGATATTTCTCTAAAGAAGAGCTTTCCCGAATAGAAAAAGAAATCATTTATAAGGAGCATAAAATAGCTATTCCTGAAAAAAATGAGGAAAAGGATAATGAAGAAGAAGCTTCCGAAAGCAAGATTAAACTACTTCTGCCTATAAAAGAAGGCGATGTATTAGGTACGATTTCATATAAGCTTGATAATGAGGTTATTTTTAAAGGAAATATAATTGCTTCAAGAGATGCCGAAGAAAGAACCTTTAAAACAGATGTGCAGTATTATTACAGGCTTTTTATAGATAACGCCTTTACCTTAAAGGCAATACCCGGCTGGATTATGATAATTGCGGTACTATTCCTTATAATTTCATTTTTCAGGGGAATAAGACGCCGCCGCAGAAGACGTGACCTTTATACTTTAAGAAGAAGGTATTAA
- a CDS encoding S66 peptidase family protein, translated as MLYPRTLKNGDRVGLIAPAGPVKSAIMDKVIKTVEDMGLVPVEGRSARAKEGFLAGNDFLRADDINTMFKDRSISGIFCLRGGYGSQRLIDKIDWKAVKANPKIFTGYSDITVLLAYINKNCRFITFHGPMLASELYKESLESYSFMSLKDNIFKKFSGEFQNPPSEELFAFIDGEAEGVLTGGNLSMITSSIGTPYEIDIKDKILFLEEVDEEPYKIDKMLNQLKNTGCLSKVSGFLIGYFLMRKNHDEDYYKEVMEIIRHYIEPLGKPAVSNVCCGHKLPSATLALGARCKIKGNRIWIYP; from the coding sequence ATGCTATATCCCAGAACCCTTAAAAACGGCGACCGTGTCGGGCTTATAGCGCCGGCAGGCCCCGTTAAAAGCGCTATTATGGATAAAGTTATAAAAACCGTAGAAGACATGGGCCTTGTTCCTGTAGAAGGCCGAAGTGCAAGAGCAAAGGAAGGCTTTCTTGCAGGAAACGATTTCTTAAGAGCAGACGATATTAACACAATGTTCAAGGATCGGTCTATCAGCGGAATTTTTTGTCTTCGAGGTGGCTACGGAAGTCAAAGGCTTATTGATAAAATAGACTGGAAAGCAGTAAAAGCCAATCCTAAAATATTTACAGGATACAGTGACATTACCGTCCTTCTTGCCTATATAAATAAAAACTGCAGATTTATTACCTTTCACGGCCCTATGCTTGCTTCTGAGCTGTATAAGGAAAGCCTTGAATCCTACAGCTTTATGAGCTTAAAAGATAATATTTTTAAAAAATTTTCAGGGGAATTTCAAAACCCGCCTTCCGAAGAACTTTTCGCCTTTATAGACGGAGAAGCAGAAGGGGTCCTTACAGGAGGAAACCTGTCCATGATAACTTCCTCTATAGGCACACCTTATGAAATAGATATAAAAGATAAAATACTTTTTTTAGAAGAAGTGGACGAAGAGCCTTATAAAATAGATAAAATGCTGAATCAGCTTAAAAATACCGGCTGTCTTTCCAAGGTTTCAGGATTTTTAATAGGTTATTTTTTAATGCGGAAAAATCATGATGAGGATTACTATAAAGAAGTAATGGAAATAATACGGCACTATATTGAACCGCTTGGGAAGCCTGCCGTATCCAATGTTTGCTGCGGCCATAAGCTTCCGTCGGCAACTTTGGCTTTAGGCGCCCGGTGCAAAATAAAAGGAAACAGAATATGGATCTATCCATAG
- the nifJ gene encoding pyruvate:ferredoxin (flavodoxin) oxidoreductase, with product MAKVMKTMDGNAAAAYVSYAFTEVAGIYPITPSSPMAEHTDEWAANGKKNMFGQTVSVVELQSEAGAAGTVHGSLQAGALTTTYTASQGLLLMIPNMYKMAGELLPAVLHVSARAIASHALSIFGDHSDVMACRQTGFALLSSANVQEVMDLGAVAHLSAIKGRVPFLHFFDGFRTSHEIQKIECLDYEDLEKITDMDAIDAFRKRALNPERPVLRGTAQNPDIFFQARESSNPFYDAVPEIVENYMAEINKLTGRNYQLFNYYGAEDADRVIICMGSACDAIEETIDHLMAKGEKVGCVKVHLYRPFSAKHFLSAVPKTAKKIAVLDRTKEPGALGEPLYQDVCTAYFEEETRPLIIGGRYGLGSKDVTPVQMMAVYENLAAENPKKKFTIGIVDDVTDLSLPVGKEIDVSAEGTISCKFWGLGSDGTVGANKNSIKIIGDHTDMYAQAYFHYDSKKSGGITQSHLRFGHKPIRSTYLVNTADFVACHNPSYVDKYDMVSDLKDGGKFLLNCQWSEKELDKMLPAAMRRYIAEHNIELYTIDATEIAKELGLGNRINSVLQAAFFKLANIIPIEEAVDYMKKAIYASYGKKGDKIVNMNYAAVEEGINKVKKVEVPASWANATEEEKAEADVPDFIKNIVFPMNAQLGDKLPVSTFVGREDGTFPQGTAAFEKRGIAVDVPEWIMENCIQCNQCAYVCPHATIRPFLATEEELANAPSGFETKQAVGKGFESYKFRIQVDTLDCAGCGNCANVCPAKEKALVMKPLETQLNQMENWYFAQKLSQKENPANRETVKGSQFETPLLEFSGACAGCGETPYAKLVTQLFGDRMYIANATGCSSIWGGSAPSTPYTVNQDGRGPAWANSLFEDNAEYGYGMYTGANKIREGLAMKLEKVSELAGSDKLSEAVEKWNETKFKSLANKSATSSLIEVLEGLSLDGEAKELKEAILKNKEFLSKKSQWIFGGDGWAYDIGYGGLDHVLASGEDVNVLVFDTEVYSNTGGQSSKSTPTGAIAKFAASGKKIRKKDLGMMAISYGYVYVAQIGMGANQNQAIKAIVEAEAYPGPSLIIAYAPCINHGIKAGMGLTQAQTKKAVEAGYWHLYRYNPLLEEQGKNPFILDSKEPTASFREFLEGEVRYSSLQRAFPGEADVLFARAEEDAKRRYNQYKRLAEQQ from the coding sequence ATGGCAAAGGTAATGAAGACAATGGATGGTAACGCAGCAGCGGCATATGTATCCTATGCATTTACCGAAGTTGCGGGGATTTATCCTATAACACCATCATCTCCAATGGCTGAACATACTGACGAATGGGCAGCTAACGGAAAAAAGAATATGTTTGGACAGACTGTATCTGTTGTAGAGCTTCAGTCTGAGGCAGGCGCAGCAGGAACAGTTCACGGCTCTTTACAGGCAGGGGCCCTTACGACTACTTACACTGCTTCTCAGGGACTCCTTCTTATGATTCCTAATATGTACAAAATGGCTGGTGAGCTTTTACCGGCAGTTCTTCATGTTTCTGCCCGTGCAATTGCAAGCCATGCTCTTTCTATATTTGGTGACCATTCCGACGTTATGGCATGCCGTCAGACAGGTTTTGCCCTTCTTTCATCAGCTAACGTTCAGGAGGTTATGGATTTAGGAGCAGTTGCTCACTTATCTGCTATTAAGGGAAGGGTACCGTTCTTACATTTCTTTGACGGTTTCCGTACTTCTCATGAGATTCAGAAAATAGAGTGCCTTGACTATGAGGACTTAGAGAAAATAACCGATATGGACGCGATTGATGCTTTCAGAAAAAGAGCATTAAATCCTGAAAGACCTGTTTTAAGAGGTACGGCTCAGAATCCAGACATCTTCTTCCAGGCAAGAGAAAGCTCCAATCCGTTCTATGATGCAGTACCTGAAATCGTTGAAAACTATATGGCTGAAATCAATAAGCTTACAGGCAGAAATTATCAGCTCTTTAACTATTACGGCGCAGAAGACGCAGACAGAGTAATCATCTGTATGGGTTCCGCATGTGATGCTATCGAAGAGACCATCGACCATTTAATGGCGAAAGGCGAAAAGGTTGGCTGTGTTAAAGTTCATCTTTACAGACCTTTCTCCGCTAAGCATTTCTTAAGCGCTGTTCCTAAGACAGCTAAGAAAATAGCTGTTCTTGACAGAACAAAAGAGCCGGGTGCTTTAGGCGAGCCTTTATATCAGGACGTATGTACAGCTTACTTTGAAGAAGAAACAAGACCTTTAATCATCGGCGGACGTTACGGCTTAGGCTCTAAGGACGTTACTCCTGTTCAGATGATGGCAGTATATGAAAACCTTGCTGCTGAAAATCCAAAGAAGAAGTTTACCATCGGTATTGTTGATGATGTTACGGACCTTTCTCTTCCTGTTGGAAAAGAAATCGACGTTTCAGCAGAAGGCACTATCAGCTGCAAATTCTGGGGCCTTGGTTCCGACGGTACTGTCGGAGCTAACAAAAACTCTATTAAAATTATCGGTGATCATACAGATATGTATGCGCAGGCTTATTTCCACTATGATTCCAAGAAGTCCGGGGGTATTACCCAGTCTCATCTTCGTTTCGGACATAAGCCCATCCGTTCAACATATTTAGTTAATACGGCAGACTTTGTTGCATGCCATAATCCTTCCTATGTTGATAAATACGATATGGTTTCTGACCTGAAAGACGGCGGGAAATTCCTTTTGAACTGCCAGTGGAGCGAAAAAGAGCTTGATAAGATGCTTCCAGCAGCGATGAGACGCTATATCGCAGAGCATAACATTGAATTATATACGATAGACGCTACAGAAATAGCGAAAGAGTTAGGTCTTGGCAACAGAATTAACTCTGTTCTTCAGGCTGCTTTCTTCAAACTTGCAAACATTATTCCTATTGAAGAAGCCGTTGATTACATGAAGAAGGCTATTTACGCCTCTTACGGCAAAAAAGGCGATAAGATTGTAAACATGAACTATGCCGCTGTTGAAGAAGGCATCAACAAGGTTAAAAAGGTTGAAGTACCTGCAAGCTGGGCAAATGCTACAGAAGAAGAAAAAGCTGAAGCCGATGTACCTGATTTCATAAAGAATATCGTATTCCCTATGAACGCTCAGTTAGGAGACAAGCTTCCTGTAAGTACATTTGTAGGCCGTGAAGACGGAACATTCCCACAGGGAACAGCTGCTTTCGAAAAGAGAGGTATCGCTGTTGACGTTCCTGAATGGATTATGGAAAACTGTATCCAGTGTAATCAATGTGCATATGTTTGTCCTCATGCTACAATAAGACCTTTCCTTGCAACGGAAGAAGAGCTTGCAAACGCACCTTCAGGCTTTGAAACCAAGCAGGCTGTAGGTAAGGGCTTTGAAAGTTATAAATTTAGAATTCAGGTAGATACCCTTGACTGTGCAGGCTGCGGCAACTGTGCTAACGTTTGCCCTGCGAAAGAGAAGGCTCTCGTAATGAAGCCTCTTGAAACACAGCTTAATCAGATGGAAAACTGGTATTTTGCACAGAAGCTTTCCCAAAAAGAAAACCCTGCAAACCGTGAAACCGTTAAGGGAAGCCAGTTTGAAACGCCGCTTCTTGAGTTCTCCGGCGCTTGTGCAGGCTGCGGAGAAACACCTTATGCAAAACTTGTTACTCAGCTTTTCGGAGATAGAATGTATATTGCAAATGCAACAGGCTGTTCATCAATCTGGGGCGGAAGCGCACCTTCAACTCCTTATACAGTAAACCAAGACGGCAGGGGTCCCGCATGGGCTAATTCCCTTTTCGAGGATAACGCTGAATACGGCTACGGTATGTACACAGGCGCTAATAAAATCCGCGAAGGCCTTGCTATGAAGCTTGAAAAAGTATCCGAGCTTGCTGGAAGCGATAAGCTTTCAGAAGCAGTAGAAAAATGGAATGAAACGAAATTTAAGAGCCTTGCAAATAAATCCGCTACATCAAGCCTCATTGAAGTTCTTGAAGGCTTATCCTTAGATGGAGAAGCAAAAGAGCTTAAAGAAGCAATTCTTAAGAATAAAGAGTTCTTATCAAAGAAATCTCAGTGGATATTCGGCGGTGACGGCTGGGCATACGATATCGGATACGGCGGCCTTGACCACGTTCTTGCTTCCGGTGAAGATGTAAATGTTCTTGTATTTGACACAGAAGTTTACTCAAATACAGGCGGACAGTCCTCTAAGTCAACACCAACCGGTGCCATTGCAAAATTTGCAGCTTCCGGTAAGAAGATAAGGAAAAAGGACTTAGGCATGATGGCTATCAGCTATGGCTATGTTTATGTTGCCCAGATCGGTATGGGTGCAAATCAGAACCAGGCGATCAAAGCGATTGTTGAAGCGGAAGCTTATCCAGGACCTTCACTTATTATCGCTTATGCACCATGTATCAACCACGGTATAAAGGCTGGTATGGGTCTTACTCAGGCGCAGACTAAGAAGGCGGTAGAAGCAGGCTACTGGCATTTATACAGATACAATCCTCTTCTTGAGGAACAGGGCAAGAATCCTTTCATTCTCGATTCTAAGGAGCCTACAGCAAGCTTCAGAGAATTCCTTGAAGGAGAGGTTCGTTACTCTTCCTTACAGCGTGCATTCCCCGGAGAAGCAGATGTGCTTTTTGCAAGAGCTGAAGAAGACGCAAAGAGAAGATACAACCAGTACAAGAGATTGGCAGAACAACAATAA
- a CDS encoding HD-GYP domain-containing protein, giving the protein MQYDDEKKVILVVDDDPNNLKLLQEILKDKYKVYASPSAYRALHFLEKRIPNLILLDIEMPEMNGYEFIQNLKKDYRWAEIPVIFLTASEGRDKEQRAFELGAVDYVLKPISPSVVMARIELHTELQSYKKDLEKMVENKTLQLLKTQDIALELLANVTATRDNETGAHIKRTTIFAELLVNNLMKLSHPKYIVTEDFKENLVKSAKLHDIGKVAIPDNILRKPGKLTADEFNIIKQHTVFGARILDSAIGELGDDSYFLYIARQLVISHHEWWDGTGYPYGLKGEEIPLAGRIMAIADVYDALISKRPYKEPFNHDFAMDIIHRESGTHFDPVLLKLSHEVMEKFYEVAQNYKDENYEMKMLIHNKKGSY; this is encoded by the coding sequence ATGCAATATGACGATGAGAAGAAAGTAATATTGGTAGTCGATGATGACCCCAATAATCTTAAGCTTTTGCAAGAAATTTTAAAAGACAAATACAAAGTATACGCTTCGCCCTCAGCATATAGGGCTCTTCATTTTTTAGAGAAAAGGATACCGAACCTAATATTGCTGGATATAGAAATGCCTGAAATGAACGGATATGAGTTTATCCAAAATCTTAAAAAAGATTACAGATGGGCAGAAATTCCAGTGATTTTTTTAACTGCTTCGGAAGGCCGTGATAAGGAGCAAAGGGCCTTTGAGCTTGGGGCGGTAGATTATGTGCTTAAACCTATAAGCCCAAGTGTTGTTATGGCCAGAATAGAGCTTCATACAGAGCTACAAAGCTACAAGAAAGACCTTGAAAAAATGGTTGAGAATAAAACCCTTCAGCTTTTAAAGACTCAGGATATTGCTTTGGAGCTTCTTGCAAATGTTACGGCCACAAGGGATAATGAAACAGGGGCCCATATTAAAAGAACTACTATTTTTGCCGAGCTTTTAGTAAATAATCTTATGAAATTAAGTCATCCTAAATATATTGTAACGGAGGACTTTAAGGAAAACTTAGTAAAATCCGCAAAGCTTCACGATATAGGAAAAGTTGCTATTCCTGATAATATTTTAAGAAAGCCCGGTAAGCTTACAGCTGATGAATTTAATATAATAAAACAGCATACGGTATTTGGAGCAAGAATATTAGATTCTGCCATTGGTGAGCTTGGAGATGATTCTTATTTTCTTTATATTGCAAGGCAGCTTGTGATATCCCATCATGAATGGTGGGACGGAACCGGCTATCCCTACGGACTGAAGGGGGAGGAAATACCCCTTGCAGGAAGGATTATGGCTATTGCCGATGTCTATGATGCTCTTATTTCTAAACGCCCTTATAAAGAGCCTTTTAACCATGATTTTGCCATGGATATAATTCACAGAGAATCGGGAACGCATTTTGACCCTGTTTTGCTTAAATTATCTCATGAAGTCATGGAGAAATTTTATGAGGTTGCTCAAAACTATAAAGATGAAAATTATGAAATGAAAATGCTTATACATAATAAAAAAGGAAGTTATTAA
- a CDS encoding thymidylate synthase, translating into MSLYDQKYLDIAENIIENGYFDNNRTNVKTYKLPHQIMQFDLRKEFPVLTTKRMPFITAVKEMLWIFRDQSNDVSLLHKEKVKIWDEWVLEDGTIGTSYGYIVKKFHQIDKLIEDLKNNPQSRRMLISLWQNEYLDTGALYPCCFLTMWDVTDGYLNCMLIQRSGDWGLGIPFNTTQYAVLTLMLSQVTNLKPGLFTHVINNAHLYENQVEALKLQIARRDEAYPAPEVWINPEIKNFYDFTYKDVKLIDYKHHDDIKMEVSV; encoded by the coding sequence ATGAGCCTATATGACCAAAAATATTTGGATATAGCTGAAAATATTATTGAAAATGGATATTTTGATAATAACCGAACGAATGTTAAAACTTATAAACTGCCCCATCAGATTATGCAATTTGATTTAAGGAAGGAATTTCCCGTTCTTACCACGAAAAGAATGCCTTTTATAACAGCCGTTAAAGAAATGCTCTGGATATTCAGAGACCAGTCAAACGATGTTTCCTTGCTCCATAAGGAAAAGGTTAAAATATGGGATGAATGGGTTTTAGAAGACGGAACCATAGGAACGTCCTACGGCTATATCGTGAAAAAGTTCCATCAGATAGACAAGCTTATAGAAGATTTGAAGAATAATCCTCAAAGCAGAAGAATGCTGATTAGTTTATGGCAAAATGAATACCTTGATACAGGCGCTTTATATCCCTGCTGTTTTTTAACTATGTGGGATGTAACCGATGGGTATTTAAACTGCATGCTGATTCAAAGAAGTGGTGACTGGGGATTGGGTATTCCCTTTAACACTACTCAATATGCCGTTCTTACCCTTATGCTTAGTCAAGTGACAAATTTAAAGCCCGGGCTTTTCACCCATGTAATTAATAATGCCCATTTATATGAAAATCAGGTGGAAGCTTTAAAGCTTCAAATTGCCAGAAGAGATGAAGCCTACCCTGCCCCTGAAGTTTGGATAAACCCTGAAATCAAGAACTTTTATGATTTTACTTATAAAGATGTAAAGCTTATAGATTACAAGCATCATGATGATATAAAAATGGAGGTTTCCGTATAA
- a CDS encoding stage II sporulation protein P yields the protein MQRYRKKKKMPWKAYIRKLIFPAALLAIPGLMLSKDIAIAKILLYGSLPYSYIHTEDTPRLKLDEDKEVWLEQDTKAVENDPDIYKKDDGIIGLDEVIYQEEEEFTPLYEDGAKENITYDDLEQLRDVDYMIHKLYNKDASAGIIKDKFDVDKFLAADLSIEKNSSEPQVLIFHTHAGTEFFSDSDTSDLYEGVVGAGRELQRILKNQYGIEAIHHTGVYDVIDGKSSRDGSYERMEVEVQKILKENPSIELAIDIHRDGIEPDPQLVNYINGKPYAKFMFVNGLSAINDGGKVTEIESLKNPNLDTNLALSFNMQMAANKYFPDSTRKMYLKTYRFSTFMLPKSLLVEIGCQYNTKEEAFNSMEILAYLIEDVIFN from the coding sequence ATGCAAAGATACAGAAAAAAGAAAAAAATGCCTTGGAAGGCTTATATAAGAAAATTAATATTTCCGGCAGCTCTTCTGGCTATACCGGGCCTTATGCTTAGTAAAGACATTGCAATTGCAAAAATATTGCTTTATGGCTCTCTGCCATATTCTTATATCCATACAGAAGACACCCCCAGATTAAAGCTTGACGAGGATAAAGAGGTGTGGCTTGAGCAGGATACGAAAGCAGTTGAAAACGACCCTGATATATACAAGAAAGACGATGGCATTATCGGTCTTGACGAGGTAATCTATCAGGAGGAGGAAGAGTTCACCCCTCTTTATGAAGACGGAGCAAAAGAAAATATTACATACGATGATTTAGAGCAATTAAGAGACGTAGACTATATGATTCATAAGCTTTACAATAAGGACGCAAGCGCAGGTATAATCAAAGATAAATTTGATGTAGATAAATTTTTGGCCGCTGATCTTTCCATAGAAAAGAATAGCTCTGAGCCGCAGGTTTTAATATTCCATACCCATGCCGGCACAGAGTTTTTTTCCGACAGTGATACCTCTGATTTATATGAAGGGGTCGTAGGTGCAGGAAGAGAGCTTCAAAGGATACTTAAAAACCAATATGGAATAGAAGCGATACACCATACGGGAGTTTATGATGTAATTGACGGCAAAAGCAGCAGAGACGGCTCTTATGAAAGAATGGAGGTAGAAGTACAGAAAATACTTAAGGAAAATCCTTCCATAGAGCTTGCTATAGACATTCACAGAGACGGTATAGAGCCTGATCCTCAGCTTGTAAACTATATAAACGGCAAACCCTATGCAAAATTTATGTTTGTAAACGGGCTTTCGGCAATTAATGACGGCGGAAAAGTAACGGAAATAGAAAGCCTTAAAAATCCCAATCTGGATACAAACCTTGCTTTGAGCTTTAATATGCAGATGGCGGCAAATAAATATTTTCCGGATTCTACAAGAAAGATGTATTTAAAAACTTATCGATTTTCGACCTTCATGCTTCCTAAATCCCTCCTTGTGGAAATTGGCTGCCAATATAATACGAAGGAAGAAGCTTTTAATTCAATGGAGATTCTTGCCTATCTTATAGAAGATGTTATTTTTAATTAA